The following are from one region of the Gaiellales bacterium genome:
- a CDS encoding GNAT family N-acetyltransferase, which produces MDPLPLTTERLRIRLLRDDDLDGLYRIYGDPEAMRYVGSTGQPRSRDQTARNLTQFIADRERHGYGLWATDLRESGEMIGMCGLIPVEGTGPDVEVVYVLEQPAWGKGYATEMARACLEAGFGPFGLERIIALAYSENGPSVRVMQKAGMRSAGTMHAHGHDLVCYEAFADGGSDSQPSR; this is translated from the coding sequence ATGGACCCACTTCCCCTCACCACCGAGAGGCTGCGGATCCGCCTCCTGCGCGACGACGACCTCGACGGGCTCTACCGCATCTACGGCGACCCCGAGGCCATGCGCTACGTCGGCAGCACCGGCCAGCCTCGCAGCCGCGACCAGACGGCCCGGAACCTCACCCAGTTCATCGCCGACCGGGAGCGGCACGGCTACGGCCTGTGGGCGACGGACCTGCGCGAGTCCGGCGAGATGATCGGGATGTGCGGGCTCATCCCCGTCGAGGGCACCGGCCCCGACGTCGAGGTCGTCTACGTGCTCGAGCAGCCGGCCTGGGGCAAGGGCTACGCCACCGAGATGGCGCGCGCCTGCCTCGAGGCGGGCTTCGGGCCGTTCGGGCTCGAGCGCATCATCGCCCTGGCCTACTCCGAGAACGGCCCGTCGGTGCGGGTCATGCAGAAGGCGGGCATGCGGTCGGCCGGCACGATGCACGCCCACGGCCACGACCTCGTTTGCTACGAGGCGTTCGCGGACGGAGGCTCGGACAGCCAGCCGTCGCGGTAG
- a CDS encoding four-helix bundle copper-binding protein, whose translation MSEHLTATRAGERFAVAIAATTDCHQACVEAMSYGLQRRGESAHLLHARLMLDCAQMCDTTRDMMLRSSDFAHQVARLCADVCERCAASCERLGQGMEACAEACRRCAEACRAVS comes from the coding sequence ATGAGCGAGCATCTGACGGCCACGAGGGCGGGGGAGCGGTTCGCGGTGGCGATCGCCGCAACCACGGACTGCCACCAGGCGTGCGTGGAGGCGATGTCCTACGGCCTGCAGCGGCGGGGCGAGTCCGCCCACCTGCTCCACGCGCGGCTCATGCTCGACTGCGCGCAGATGTGCGACACGACCCGCGACATGATGCTGCGGAGCTCCGACTTCGCCCACCAGGTGGCCCGCTTGTGCGCCGACGTGTGCGAGCGCTGCGCGGCATCGTGCGAGCGGCTCGGGCAGGGCATGGAGGCGTGCGCCGAGGCCTGCCGCCGGTGCGCCGAGGCCTGCCGCGCCGTGTCGTAG
- a CDS encoding CTP synthase — MSSRQVKYVFVTGGVVSSLGKGITAASLGRLLKSRGLRVSLQKFDPYINVDPGTMSPFQHGEVFVTEDGAETDLDLGHYERFVDEFLSRNSNHTTGSVYDRIIRRERKGEYLGSTVQVIPHVTDEIKRRVQLAGQSHDVDVVITEIGGTVGDIESLPFLEAIRQFRNQVGRDNVMYIHCTLVPFIDVAGELKTKPTQHSVQELRRIGIAPDVVVCRSRGTLSRDLREKIALFADVSVDAVISAPDADEIYAIPLTMQAEGLDRLACERLGLVTGPADMREWEAMVERIRAAVGTVRIALVGKYVQLQDAYLSVVEALRHAAIHHGTKLEIVWVDAETLSWAEAERRLAQVDGILIPGGFGIRGIEGKIAAARFAREQSVPYLGVCLGMQVAVVEFARHVVGLEGANSSEFESDTPYPVIDLLPEQKQVEDMGGTMRLGSDPVKVMEGTLAERAYGEPVVYERHRHRYEVNNTLRPQLVAHGLVVSGTSPDERLVEIVELQDHPWFCASQFHPEFKSRPNRPQPLFRDFVGAAVALRDGRPAETSAVAENLTA; from the coding sequence GTGAGCAGCAGGCAGGTCAAGTATGTGTTCGTGACGGGGGGCGTCGTCTCGTCGCTCGGCAAGGGGATCACCGCGGCGTCGCTGGGGCGGCTTCTGAAGTCGCGCGGGTTGCGGGTCTCGCTCCAGAAGTTCGACCCCTACATCAACGTCGACCCGGGCACGATGAGCCCGTTCCAGCACGGCGAGGTGTTCGTCACGGAGGACGGCGCCGAGACCGATCTCGACCTCGGCCACTACGAGCGGTTCGTCGACGAGTTCCTCTCGCGCAACTCGAACCACACCACCGGCTCGGTCTACGACCGGATCATCCGCCGCGAGCGCAAGGGCGAGTACCTGGGCTCGACGGTGCAGGTCATCCCGCACGTCACCGACGAGATCAAGCGCCGGGTGCAGCTGGCCGGCCAGTCGCACGACGTCGACGTCGTCATCACCGAGATCGGCGGCACGGTCGGCGACATCGAGAGCCTGCCGTTCCTCGAGGCGATCCGCCAGTTCCGGAACCAGGTCGGCCGCGACAACGTCATGTACATCCACTGCACACTCGTGCCGTTCATCGACGTGGCCGGCGAGCTGAAGACGAAGCCGACCCAGCACTCCGTCCAGGAGCTGCGCCGCATCGGTATCGCGCCCGACGTGGTCGTCTGCCGCTCGCGGGGCACGCTCTCGCGTGACCTGCGCGAGAAGATCGCCCTCTTCGCCGACGTCTCCGTCGACGCCGTCATCTCGGCGCCGGACGCCGACGAGATCTACGCCATCCCGCTGACGATGCAGGCCGAGGGCCTCGACCGGCTCGCCTGCGAGCGGCTCGGCCTGGTGACCGGCCCGGCCGACATGCGCGAGTGGGAGGCCATGGTCGAGCGCATCCGGGCCGCCGTGGGCACCGTGCGGATCGCCCTCGTCGGCAAGTACGTGCAGCTCCAGGACGCCTACCTCTCGGTCGTCGAGGCGCTCCGCCACGCCGCCATCCACCACGGCACGAAGCTCGAGATCGTCTGGGTCGACGCCGAGACGCTCTCGTGGGCCGAGGCGGAGCGGCGGCTGGCGCAGGTCGACGGCATCCTCATCCCGGGCGGATTCGGCATCCGCGGGATCGAGGGCAAGATCGCCGCCGCCCGGTTCGCCCGCGAGCAGTCCGTGCCCTACCTGGGCGTCTGCCTCGGGATGCAGGTCGCGGTGGTCGAGTTCGCCCGCCACGTGGTCGGCCTCGAGGGCGCCAACTCGAGCGAGTTCGAATCCGACACGCCTTACCCGGTGATCGACCTCCTGCCCGAGCAGAAGCAGGTCGAGGACATGGGCGGGACGATGCGCCTGGGCTCCGACCCGGTGAAGGTGATGGAGGGGACGCTGGCCGAGCGCGCCTACGGCGAGCCGGTCGTCTACGAGCGCCACCGCCACCGCTACGAGGTCAACAACACCCTGCGCCCGCAGCTGGTCGCGCACGGCCTGGTCGTGTCCGGCACGTCGCCGGACGAGCGCCTGGTGGAGATCGTCGAGCTGCAGGACCACCCGTGGTTCTGCGCGAGCCAGTTCCACCCGGAGTTCAAGTCCCGGCCGAACCGCCCGCAGCCGCTCTTCCGCGACTTCGTCGGCGCCGCCGTCGCCCTCCGGGACGGCCGCCCGGCCGAGACGTCGGCGGTCGCCGAGAACCTGACCGCGTAG
- a CDS encoding carboxypeptidase M32: MDAWPELDRSMHQLADLGRMSALLSWDQQVLMPPKGAEGRARAVATLRVIRHRQLTDPRLGELLDEAREGDLDVPRAAMVRVLAHDRDRAVKLPDDLVRRLALAGSRGHAVWEVARKNRDWELFRPCLEEMVALKREQADLLGHDGEAYDALMDAFEPGMKTARVEPLFASLADELQALRGAIADAGPPRKPLYRGKVFPEAVQWDFTMRVLRDIGFDLEAGRQDLSAHPFTTTIALHDIRLTTRMDGSDPFSAISSTLHEAGHGLYDQGFDPRYEDTPIAEAPSLGLHESQSRLWENLVGRSLPFWEHYTPVMREMFGDVMGDAGPEDIYREVNRVQPSLIRVEADEVTYNLHILIRFELELALLRGQLEVADLPGEWDAAYDRRLGVRPPHAGVGVLQDVHWSSGSFGYFPTYTLGNLYSAILWERIATDLPDIEGQLGRAEFAPLLDWLRTRIHRPGHIHEGDDLINEVTGSRLQHAPFMRYLWGKFGPLYGVEAPA, translated from the coding sequence ATGGACGCCTGGCCCGAGCTCGACCGCTCCATGCACCAGCTCGCCGATCTCGGCCGGATGAGCGCACTGCTCTCGTGGGACCAGCAGGTGCTGATGCCGCCCAAGGGAGCCGAGGGCCGGGCGCGGGCCGTTGCGACGCTGCGGGTGATCCGCCACCGGCAGCTGACCGATCCCCGCCTGGGCGAGCTCCTCGACGAGGCCCGCGAGGGCGACCTCGACGTGCCCCGCGCCGCCATGGTGCGGGTGCTCGCGCACGACCGTGACCGGGCGGTGAAGCTCCCGGACGACCTCGTCCGCCGCCTCGCCCTGGCCGGCTCGCGCGGCCACGCGGTGTGGGAGGTGGCCCGCAAGAACCGCGACTGGGAGCTCTTCCGCCCCTGCCTCGAGGAGATGGTGGCGCTGAAGCGCGAGCAGGCCGACCTGCTCGGGCACGACGGCGAGGCATACGACGCGCTGATGGACGCGTTCGAGCCAGGGATGAAGACCGCCCGGGTCGAGCCGCTGTTCGCGAGCCTCGCCGACGAGCTGCAGGCGCTGCGCGGGGCGATCGCCGATGCCGGCCCGCCGCGGAAGCCGCTCTACCGCGGCAAGGTCTTCCCCGAGGCCGTGCAGTGGGATTTCACGATGCGCGTCCTGCGCGACATCGGCTTCGACCTCGAGGCCGGCCGCCAGGATCTCTCCGCCCATCCCTTCACGACCACAATCGCGCTGCACGACATCCGCCTGACGACGCGGATGGACGGGTCCGACCCGTTCTCGGCCATCTCCTCGACGCTGCACGAGGCCGGCCACGGCCTCTACGACCAGGGCTTCGACCCGCGGTACGAGGACACGCCGATCGCCGAGGCGCCGTCGCTGGGCCTGCACGAGTCGCAGTCGCGCCTGTGGGAGAACCTCGTCGGCCGCAGCCTGCCGTTCTGGGAGCACTACACGCCGGTGATGCGGGAGATGTTCGGCGACGTGATGGGCGACGCCGGCCCCGAGGACATCTACCGCGAGGTGAACCGGGTGCAGCCGTCGCTGATCCGAGTCGAGGCGGACGAGGTGACCTACAACCTGCATATCCTGATCCGGTTCGAGCTCGAGCTCGCGCTCCTGCGCGGCCAGCTCGAGGTGGCCGACCTGCCCGGCGAGTGGGACGCCGCCTACGACCGCCGCCTCGGCGTGCGCCCGCCGCACGCCGGCGTCGGCGTCCTGCAGGACGTGCACTGGTCGTCCGGGTCGTTCGGCTACTTCCCGACCTACACGCTCGGCAACCTCTACTCGGCGATCCTGTGGGAGCGGATCGCGACCGACCTGCCCGACATCGAGGGCCAGCTCGGCCGGGCCGAGTTCGCCCCGCTGCTCGACTGGCTGCGGACGCGCATCCACCGCCCGGGCCACATCCACGAGGGCGACGACCTGATCAACGAGGTCACCGGCTCGCGGCTCCAGCACGCACCGTTCATGCGCTACCTCTGGGGCAAGTTCGGGCCGCTCTACGGCGTCGAGGCGCCCGCGTGA
- a CDS encoding M20/M25/M40 family metallo-hydrolase — MSTAAGVVELFCDLAAISSPSRDERAVADVVLERLRGMGLDPVEDDSGARTGSNIGNIHVALPATDGGAGTPIFLNAHLDTVPPDGAVEPEIRNGIVVNRRDTILGADNKAAVAVMLEAFARLASGTPHAGVELVLTPMEEVGLRGAKAFDTSRLTAPFGYCYDHAAPIGNVVLAAPTQKSLELRFLGRAAHSGIAPEEGRSAIAAAARAIADMPLGRIDDATTANVGLIRGGVAGNIVPPECRVWAEARSRDGDRLREQVQAMLDAATYAANLSDCELESRIVSEYEGYRFARTHEAVRLVSQALDGCGYPVTYIESGGGADANVFNAAGVPCVNVCNGMAEIHTASEHISVADLEGMLGVTMGLIEAARVSGSTIAQPDHDGGVE, encoded by the coding sequence GTGAGCACGGCCGCCGGCGTCGTCGAGCTCTTCTGCGACCTCGCCGCGATCTCGAGCCCGTCCCGCGACGAGCGCGCGGTGGCCGACGTGGTGCTCGAGCGGCTGCGGGGGATGGGCCTCGACCCGGTCGAGGACGACTCCGGCGCCCGCACCGGCTCGAACATCGGGAACATCCACGTCGCGCTGCCGGCGACCGACGGCGGAGCCGGCACGCCGATCTTCCTGAACGCCCACCTCGACACCGTGCCGCCGGACGGCGCCGTCGAGCCGGAGATCCGAAACGGGATCGTCGTCAACCGCCGCGACACCATCCTCGGGGCCGACAACAAGGCGGCCGTCGCGGTGATGCTCGAGGCGTTCGCCCGGCTCGCGTCCGGCACGCCGCACGCCGGCGTCGAGCTCGTGCTGACGCCGATGGAGGAGGTCGGGCTGCGGGGCGCCAAGGCGTTCGACACCTCCCGGCTGACGGCGCCGTTCGGGTACTGCTACGACCACGCCGCCCCGATCGGGAACGTCGTCCTGGCGGCGCCGACCCAGAAATCGCTCGAGCTGCGCTTCCTGGGCCGCGCCGCCCACTCGGGGATCGCGCCGGAGGAGGGCAGAAGCGCGATCGCGGCCGCGGCGCGCGCGATCGCCGACATGCCGCTCGGCCGCATCGACGACGCCACCACCGCGAACGTCGGGCTGATCCGCGGCGGCGTCGCCGGCAACATCGTGCCGCCGGAGTGCCGGGTGTGGGCCGAGGCCCGCAGCCGCGACGGCGACCGGCTGCGCGAGCAGGTGCAGGCGATGCTCGACGCCGCCACCTACGCCGCCAACCTGTCCGACTGCGAGCTCGAGTCGCGGATCGTGTCGGAGTACGAGGGCTACCGCTTCGCCCGCACGCACGAGGCGGTGCGGCTGGTGTCGCAGGCGCTCGACGGCTGCGGCTACCCGGTCACCTACATCGAGTCCGGGGGCGGCGCCGACGCGAACGTGTTCAACGCGGCGGGCGTCCCCTGCGTGAACGTGTGCAACGGCATGGCCGAGATCCACACCGCCTCGGAGCACATCTCGGTGGCCGACCTCGAGGGCATGCTGGGTGTGACGATGGGCCTGATCGAGGCTGCGCGCGTGTCGGGCTCTACAATCGCGCAGCCAGACCACGACGGAGGCGTTGAATGA
- the ald gene encoding alanine dehydrogenase, with protein sequence MRIGVVKEIKPDESRVALTTAGVVELRRRGHDVLVESGAGSGSAMEDAEYEAAGATITDVDTVWNDAEMVLKVKEPLDGEYQRLSPGQILFTYLHLAAAPELTRGLCESGAVCIAYETVETRDGRLPLLAPMSEVAGRLSSQVGAYYLMKPLGGRGRLMGGVPGVLPAKVLVLGGGIVGYNAALIAQGMQADVTVFERSVDRMRELDVSLGRTVLLQMSGRHAIAEALPDADLVIGGVLVHGAKAPHLVTRDMLPSMKPGSVLVDVAIDQGGCFETSRPTTHSDPTYVVDGIVHYCVSNMPGAVPITSTWALTNVTLPYIEAIADKSLHRALAEDPALALGVNVAAGEVTCEPVADAVGSRYTPLETVLPLRVA encoded by the coding sequence ATGAGGATCGGTGTCGTCAAGGAGATCAAGCCGGACGAGTCGCGTGTCGCGCTGACCACGGCGGGCGTCGTCGAGCTGCGCCGGCGCGGGCACGACGTGCTCGTCGAGAGCGGCGCCGGCTCGGGCAGCGCCATGGAGGACGCCGAGTACGAGGCGGCCGGCGCCACCATCACGGACGTCGACACGGTCTGGAACGACGCCGAGATGGTGCTGAAGGTGAAGGAGCCGCTCGACGGCGAGTACCAGCGCCTCTCGCCGGGACAGATCCTGTTCACCTACCTGCATCTGGCGGCGGCGCCGGAGCTCACGCGCGGGCTGTGCGAGTCGGGCGCCGTCTGCATCGCCTACGAGACCGTCGAGACGCGCGACGGGCGGCTGCCGCTGCTCGCGCCGATGAGCGAGGTCGCCGGCCGGCTCTCGTCCCAGGTCGGCGCGTACTACCTGATGAAGCCGCTGGGCGGCCGCGGCCGCCTGATGGGCGGCGTGCCGGGCGTGCTGCCGGCGAAGGTGCTCGTCCTCGGCGGCGGCATCGTCGGCTACAACGCGGCGCTGATCGCCCAGGGCATGCAGGCCGACGTGACCGTCTTCGAGCGCAGCGTCGACCGCATGCGCGAGCTGGACGTCAGCCTCGGCCGCACCGTGCTCCTGCAGATGTCGGGCCGCCACGCGATCGCCGAGGCGCTGCCGGACGCCGACCTCGTGATCGGGGGCGTGCTCGTCCACGGCGCCAAGGCGCCGCATCTGGTGACGCGCGACATGCTGCCGTCGATGAAGCCCGGCTCGGTGCTGGTCGACGTCGCCATCGACCAGGGCGGCTGCTTCGAGACGTCGCGGCCGACGACGCACTCCGACCCGACCTACGTCGTCGACGGCATCGTCCACTACTGCGTCTCGAATATGCCGGGCGCCGTGCCGATCACCTCGACCTGGGCGCTCACGAACGTGACGCTGCCCTACATCGAGGCGATCGCGGACAAGAGCCTGCACCGGGCGCTGGCCGAGGACCCGGCGCTGGCGCTGGGCGTGAACGTTGCCGCGGGCGAGGTCACGTGCGAGCCCGTCGCCGACGCGGTCGGGTCGCGGTACACGCCGCTCGAGACGGTGCTTCCCCTGCGGGTCGCCTGA
- a CDS encoding cupin domain-containing protein — MTEESPRRVNIASPAFSESADDPEGFRSRGMRIGPRVGAANTGISVYELPPGQAICPYHYESPEEEWLLVLDGRPTLRHPGGEDVLEPWDVVFFPAGPDGAHAVRNNTDSAARVLMFSDRSNVAASVYPDSDKIAIWAGNERDNLIVRRASGVGYWDGETGDGD, encoded by the coding sequence ATGACCGAGGAATCCCCACGGCGCGTCAACATCGCGTCGCCGGCGTTCTCCGAGTCGGCGGACGATCCCGAGGGGTTCCGGTCGCGGGGCATGCGGATCGGCCCTCGCGTCGGCGCCGCCAACACCGGCATCAGCGTCTACGAGCTCCCGCCCGGCCAGGCGATCTGCCCCTACCACTACGAGAGCCCCGAGGAAGAGTGGCTGCTCGTGCTGGACGGCCGGCCGACGCTGCGGCATCCCGGCGGCGAGGACGTGCTCGAGCCTTGGGACGTCGTCTTCTTCCCAGCGGGGCCCGACGGCGCGCACGCCGTGCGGAACAACACGGACTCGGCCGCTCGCGTGCTCATGTTCTCCGACCGCAGCAACGTCGCGGCGAGCGTCTACCCGGACAGCGACAAGATCGCGATCTGGGCGGGGAACGAGCGCGACAACCTGATCGTGAGACGCGCCAGCGGCGTCGGCTACTGGGATGGCGAGACCGGCGACGGGGACTGA
- the xerA gene encoding site-specific tyrosine recombinase/integron integrase — MGVYEDKLRDFLTHLQLERGASPHTVEAYRRDLIDLGDFVEHSDPDTIPVGVLDDYTVALRDRGLSAATVRRRMAAVRAFFKHRAREGGRTDAGRTVPLPRLGRSLPDPLTKAEAEAIVTQPDTTPRGLRDRAMLELLYGAGLRVSELVSLRVSDIDLAEGVVRCTGKGAKQRIVPMGKSSTEATRIYLQRGRPYLGRLQRGDILFLNHRGQGITRQAVFQLVREHARKAGITKDVTPHTLRHSFATHLLEGGCDLRSVQEMLGHASIETTQVYTHVSADHVRKAYFKAHPRA, encoded by the coding sequence ATGGGTGTATACGAAGACAAGCTACGCGACTTTCTCACCCACCTCCAGCTGGAGCGGGGGGCGTCGCCCCATACCGTCGAGGCCTACCGGCGCGATCTGATCGACCTCGGCGACTTCGTCGAGCACAGCGATCCGGACACGATCCCGGTGGGCGTCCTCGACGACTACACCGTCGCGCTGCGCGACCGCGGCCTCTCGGCCGCGACGGTGCGCCGGCGCATGGCGGCGGTGCGTGCCTTCTTCAAGCACCGCGCCCGCGAGGGCGGCCGCACCGACGCCGGCCGGACGGTGCCGCTGCCGCGGCTGGGCCGCAGCCTGCCCGATCCGCTGACGAAGGCCGAGGCCGAGGCGATCGTGACCCAGCCCGACACGACCCCGCGCGGCCTGCGCGACCGGGCGATGCTCGAGCTGCTCTACGGCGCCGGCCTGCGCGTCTCCGAGCTCGTCTCGCTGCGCGTCTCCGACATCGACCTCGCCGAGGGCGTCGTCCGCTGCACCGGCAAGGGCGCGAAGCAGCGGATCGTGCCGATGGGCAAGAGCTCGACCGAGGCGACCCGGATCTACCTCCAGCGCGGCCGCCCGTACCTGGGCCGGCTCCAGCGCGGCGACATCCTGTTCCTGAACCACCGCGGCCAGGGGATCACCCGCCAGGCCGTCTTCCAGCTCGTGCGCGAGCACGCCCGCAAGGCCGGGATCACCAAGGACGTCACGCCGCACACGCTGCGGCACTCGTTCGCCACCCACCTGCTCGAGGGCGGCTGCGACCTGCGCAGCGTCCAGGAGATGCTCGGCCACGCCAGCATCGAGACGACCCAGGTGTACACGCACGTTTCCGCCGACCACGTGCGCAAGGCCTACTTCAAGGCACACCCCAGGGCGTAA
- a CDS encoding phosphopentomutase encodes MPRACVIVLDAVGAGDLPDAADFGTAGSSTLAHVAEAVGGLAVPAMQALGLGNIMPLRGCPPRRDAPSVYGRLRERSLGMDTTTGHWEMMGIVTEQPFPTYPDGFPDDVIEAFSKATGRPVIGNVAASGTEIIQRLGEEHQRTGAWIVYTSADSVFQIAAHEGTIPLEELYEACRTARAQLVREHAVGRVIARPFEGQPGAYERTPRRHDFSLAPPRPNYLQELRARGITVHGVGKIGDIFAGQDVDHSKPTTSNAHGIAVTTELLRTVPDASFVFVNLVETDMLWGHRNDPRGFADALEEFDAGLPDMLAALHHGDLLVLTSDHGCDPTTPSTDHSREHALLVAHVPGAPLVGARHDGDTFADVGATVLRVLAPGDADGLPGTPVL; translated from the coding sequence GTGCCACGGGCGTGCGTGATCGTGCTGGATGCGGTGGGGGCGGGCGACCTGCCCGACGCCGCCGACTTCGGCACCGCCGGCTCGTCGACGCTCGCCCACGTGGCCGAGGCGGTCGGCGGCCTCGCGGTGCCGGCGATGCAGGCCCTCGGCCTCGGCAACATCATGCCGCTGCGCGGCTGTCCGCCCCGCCGCGACGCGCCGTCGGTCTATGGCCGCCTGCGCGAGCGCAGCCTCGGCATGGACACGACCACGGGCCACTGGGAGATGATGGGGATCGTCACGGAGCAGCCGTTCCCGACCTACCCGGACGGCTTCCCGGACGACGTTATCGAGGCATTCTCGAAGGCGACCGGCCGGCCGGTGATCGGGAACGTGGCGGCGTCGGGCACCGAGATCATCCAGCGGCTGGGGGAGGAGCACCAGCGCACGGGCGCCTGGATCGTCTACACGTCGGCGGACAGCGTCTTTCAGATCGCCGCCCACGAGGGCACGATCCCGCTCGAGGAGCTGTACGAGGCCTGCCGCACGGCCCGCGCCCAACTCGTTCGCGAGCACGCGGTCGGCCGGGTGATCGCGCGGCCGTTCGAGGGCCAGCCGGGGGCCTACGAGCGCACACCCCGCCGCCACGACTTCTCGCTCGCCCCGCCGCGGCCGAACTACCTGCAGGAGCTGCGGGCACGCGGGATCACGGTCCACGGGGTCGGCAAGATCGGCGACATCTTCGCCGGCCAGGACGTCGACCACTCCAAGCCGACGACCTCGAACGCGCACGGCATCGCCGTCACGACCGAGCTCCTGCGCACCGTGCCCGACGCGAGCTTCGTGTTCGTGAACCTGGTCGAGACCGACATGCTCTGGGGCCACCGCAACGACCCGCGCGGCTTCGCCGACGCGCTCGAGGAGTTCGACGCCGGCCTGCCGGACATGCTGGCGGCGCTGCACCACGGCGATCTGCTGGTGCTCACGTCCGACCACGGCTGCGACCCGACGACGCCGTCGACCGACCACTCCCGCGAGCACGCCCTGCTGGTCGCGCACGTGCCCGGCGCGCCGCTGGTCGGCGCCCGCCACGACGGCGACACGTTCGCGGACGTCGGGGCAACGGTGCTGCGCGTGCTGGCGCCGGGCGACGCCGACGGCCTGCCGGGCACGCCGGTGCTGTGA
- a CDS encoding thymidine phosphorylase — MSARIVDLIARKRDGGELTAGELVRMISEDTPEYQLAAFLMAVVLRGMSPRETADLLEAMVDSGARLDMSSIGRPVADKHSTGGVGDKTTLVVAPLVAACGVPVAKLSGRGLGHTGGTLDKLESIAGFRVDLSPDELIEQVRQVGIAVAGQTADLVPADRRMYHLRDVTATVHSIPLIATSIMSKKVASGASRLVLDVKVGVGAFMPDLASARELSDAMIELGRRAGLPTTCMLTRMDEPLGCAVGNAVEVAEAVETLRGNGPADLVELCVSAAAIMTGDRAAVEDALWSGAGLEAYRRWITAQGGDPHAPLPQAATVVQVPSPRDGYVHSCHALQLGDAAMRLGAGRATKEDAVHHAVGIVVNAKAGQRVSRGQPLATVHARSPADVDAEAVAACFELGDEGIQPPPVVIEVRG; from the coding sequence GTGAGCGCGCGCATCGTCGACCTGATCGCGCGCAAGCGCGACGGCGGCGAGCTCACCGCCGGGGAGCTCGTCCGGATGATCTCGGAGGACACGCCCGAATATCAGCTGGCCGCATTCCTGATGGCGGTCGTGCTGCGCGGGATGAGCCCGCGCGAGACGGCCGACTTGCTCGAGGCCATGGTCGACTCGGGCGCGCGCCTCGACATGTCCTCGATCGGCCGCCCCGTGGCCGACAAGCACTCGACCGGCGGGGTCGGCGACAAGACGACGCTCGTCGTCGCGCCGCTCGTCGCCGCATGCGGCGTGCCGGTCGCCAAGCTGTCGGGCCGCGGCCTCGGCCACACCGGCGGGACGCTCGACAAGCTCGAGTCGATCGCCGGCTTCCGTGTCGACCTGTCGCCGGACGAGCTGATCGAGCAGGTGCGGCAGGTGGGCATCGCCGTGGCCGGCCAGACGGCCGACCTCGTCCCCGCCGACCGGCGCATGTACCACCTGCGCGACGTCACGGCGACCGTGCACAGCATCCCCCTGATCGCGACGAGCATCATGTCCAAGAAGGTCGCATCGGGGGCGTCGCGGCTCGTCCTCGACGTGAAGGTCGGCGTCGGCGCGTTCATGCCCGACCTGGCGTCCGCCCGCGAGCTCTCCGACGCGATGATCGAGCTCGGCCGGAGGGCCGGACTGCCGACGACCTGCATGCTGACGCGGATGGACGAACCGCTCGGGTGTGCGGTCGGAAACGCCGTCGAGGTGGCCGAGGCCGTCGAGACGCTGCGCGGGAACGGGCCGGCAGATCTCGTCGAGCTGTGCGTGTCGGCCGCCGCGATCATGACGGGCGACCGCGCCGCCGTCGAGGACGCGCTCTGGTCGGGCGCCGGGCTCGAGGCCTACCGGCGCTGGATCACCGCCCAGGGCGGCGACCCGCACGCCCCGCTGCCGCAGGCCGCGACCGTCGTGCAGGTGCCGTCACCGCGCGACGGCTACGTCCATTCGTGCCATGCGCTGCAGCTGGGCGACGCCGCCATGCGGCTGGGGGCCGGCCGGGCCACCAAGGAGGACGCCGTCCACCATGCGGTCGGCATCGTGGTCAACGCGAAGGCCGGCCAGCGGGTGTCGCGCGGGCAGCCGCTGGCCACCGTGCACGCCCGCTCGCCGGCCGACGTCGATGCCGAGGCCGTCGCGGCCTGCTTCGAGCTCGGCGACGAGGGGATCCAGCCGCCGCCGGTGGTGATCGAGGTCAGGGGCTAG